In Candidatus Nanopelagicales bacterium, a single genomic region encodes these proteins:
- a CDS encoding EAL domain-containing protein, whose amino-acid sequence VTVSVGIAATTDPETRAEDLLRRADLAMYRAKDNGRNRVEFYVEELEQRAVAKVESTEMLRHALAEGRVTAQYQPIVDLATGLIVGVEALARLIGEQGELIRPADFIAVAESTGMVGPLGEHILDMALDQQAQWAAAGHDIHMNVNVSPRQLARASFAPAVFERLMTRGIAPKMLCLEVTEGAVVDAKGPTLITLRRLRSYGVQVGIDDFGTGYSSLTTLKYVAADVLKIDRTFVEGVGEDPSDSAIVNAVINVAHDLGRVVVAEGVETAQQAAVLTSMGCDQVQGFHYGRPVAADQITELLRRQVRTQAEAE is encoded by the coding sequence GTCACGGTCAGCGTCGGCATCGCGGCAACCACCGATCCAGAGACTCGCGCTGAGGATCTGCTGCGCCGAGCGGATCTGGCGATGTACCGCGCCAAGGACAATGGTCGTAACCGCGTCGAGTTCTACGTCGAGGAACTCGAGCAGCGAGCGGTGGCGAAGGTCGAGTCGACCGAGATGCTGCGACATGCCCTTGCCGAAGGCCGAGTTACAGCGCAATATCAGCCGATCGTCGACCTGGCTACCGGCTTGATCGTGGGAGTGGAGGCGCTGGCGCGATTGATCGGCGAACAAGGCGAGTTGATTCGTCCGGCTGACTTCATCGCTGTCGCCGAAAGCACCGGAATGGTCGGGCCGCTCGGTGAGCACATTCTGGACATGGCGCTGGACCAGCAGGCGCAGTGGGCGGCCGCCGGCCACGACATTCACATGAACGTGAATGTGTCACCGCGCCAGCTTGCCCGGGCGTCGTTCGCACCCGCTGTCTTCGAACGGCTGATGACCCGGGGGATCGCTCCCAAGATGTTGTGCCTTGAGGTCACCGAGGGTGCGGTTGTGGATGCGAAGGGACCGACGCTGATCACGCTGCGCCGGCTGCGTTCGTATGGCGTTCAAGTGGGGATTGACGATTTCGGTACCGGCTACTCCAGCTTGACCACACTGAAGTACGTCGCTGCTGACGTGCTGAAGATCGATCGTACATTCGTTGAGGGAGTGGGCGAGGACCCGAGCGACTCCGCGATTGTCAACGCTGTCATCAACGTCGCACACGACTTGGGTCGGGTGGTTGTGGCAGAAGGGGTCGAGACAGCGCAGCAGGCTGCTGTGTTGACGTCGATGGGTTGCGACCAAGTTCAGGGGTTCCACTATGGTCGGCCGGTAGCCGCCGATCAGATCACCGAATTGCTGCGCCGGCAAGTGCGCACACAGGCAGAAGCCGAGTGA